A stretch of Pseudolysobacter antarcticus DNA encodes these proteins:
- the gspF gene encoding type II secretion system inner membrane protein GspF, with amino-acid sequence MGTYSYQALDTNGRSQRGIQQGDNARSVRQALRERGLNPLDVVLVENKSGQQTMLGRRGLNGAQLALLTRQLSTLLGAGLPIDEALAALSEQSDGERSRGLLISMRARVMEGSSLAAALAESPESFPEIYRASVAAGEQSGRLDQVLERLADYSEARDLLTQKIWAALAYPLLLTLVAVAVVSGLLVYVVPQIIGVFANLHQTLPWPTRALIALSELVKDFGWLILIAVIVAAVSGRLALRQKKARYAWDRMMLRLPLVGSLTRAANTARCATTLSLLTASAVPLLDALNIAAQVVPNLPMREALKRAAIRVREGGSFSKALGDSGYFPPVALRLIASGERSGELERMLEEAAKHQNRELDRWLSTLTAVLGPLVILAVGGLVLFIVLAILLPIFNLNQLVK; translated from the coding sequence ATGGGTACCTATTCTTACCAGGCGCTGGATACGAATGGCCGCAGTCAGCGCGGCATTCAGCAGGGCGACAACGCGCGCAGCGTCCGCCAAGCGTTGCGCGAGCGTGGACTCAATCCGCTCGACGTGGTGCTCGTGGAAAACAAATCCGGCCAGCAAACCATGCTTGGTCGGCGCGGACTCAACGGTGCTCAGCTCGCGTTGCTGACGCGGCAATTATCGACTTTGCTCGGCGCGGGTTTGCCGATCGACGAAGCGCTCGCTGCGCTATCCGAACAAAGCGACGGTGAGCGTTCGCGTGGCTTGCTTATATCGATGCGCGCAAGAGTGATGGAAGGTTCGAGCCTCGCCGCCGCACTCGCCGAATCACCGGAAAGTTTTCCGGAAATCTATCGCGCCTCGGTCGCGGCCGGCGAACAGTCCGGACGGCTCGATCAAGTGCTCGAACGCTTGGCCGATTACAGCGAAGCGCGTGATCTGCTAACGCAAAAGATCTGGGCCGCGCTCGCGTATCCACTGTTGCTGACGTTGGTCGCGGTGGCGGTGGTGAGCGGTTTGCTGGTGTATGTCGTGCCGCAGATCATCGGCGTGTTTGCGAACCTGCATCAGACCTTGCCTTGGCCGACGCGTGCGTTGATCGCGCTGAGCGAATTGGTCAAGGATTTTGGCTGGCTGATATTGATCGCGGTCATCGTCGCGGCGGTGAGCGGGCGCTTGGCGCTGCGTCAGAAAAAAGCGCGTTACGCGTGGGATCGAATGATGCTGCGATTGCCGCTGGTCGGCAGCCTCACGCGCGCCGCCAACACGGCGCGTTGTGCGACCACGCTGAGCCTGCTCACGGCGAGCGCAGTGCCGCTGCTCGATGCGTTGAATATCGCCGCGCAAGTGGTGCCGAATCTGCCGATGCGCGAAGCGTTGAAGCGCGCCGCGATCCGCGTACGGGAGGGCGGATCGTTTTCCAAGGCGCTCGGCGACAGCGGCTATTTTCCGCCTGTTGCATTGCGCCTGATCGCCAGCGGCGAGCGTTCCGGCGAGCTCGAACGCATGCTCGAAGAAGCCGCCAAACATCAAAACCGCGAACTCGATCGTTGGCTGTCGACGTTGACCGCGGTACTCGGGCCGCTGGTGATTCTCGCCGTCGGTGGGCTGGTGTTGTTCATCGTGCTCGCGATATTGTTGCCCATCTTCAACTTGAATCAATTGGTGAAATGA
- the rpoH gene encoding RNA polymerase sigma factor RpoH, with translation MNNSLVINSLPVPSALGSLDAYINAVHKVAVLTVEEEQALSRRFAYDSDLAAARHLVMSHLRFVVHVARGYNGYGLQLGDLIQEGNIGLMKAVKRFDPTQGVRLVSFAVHWIRAEMHEFILRNWRIVKVATTKAQRKLFFNLRKSKKRLGWMNDKEVQTVAKDLGVPAAVVREMESRLGGKDVAFDAPADNEDDLRPSPIAYLVDHNADPSDTLEIENQEESDHDALHQGLARLDTRSRDIIQRRWLNDDKATLQELADEYGVSAERVRQVEANAMKKMRLLFAA, from the coding sequence ATGAACAATTCTTTGGTAATCAATAGTCTGCCCGTTCCTAGCGCGTTAGGCTCGCTCGATGCCTATATCAATGCCGTGCATAAAGTAGCGGTATTGACGGTCGAGGAAGAGCAAGCCCTGTCGCGTCGTTTTGCGTATGACAGTGATCTGGCGGCGGCGCGTCATCTGGTGATGTCGCATCTGCGGTTCGTGGTGCATGTGGCGCGCGGTTACAACGGTTATGGCTTGCAGTTGGGTGATCTGATTCAGGAAGGCAACATCGGCCTGATGAAAGCGGTAAAGCGTTTTGATCCAACCCAGGGCGTACGTCTGGTGTCGTTTGCGGTGCACTGGATTCGTGCCGAAATGCACGAGTTCATCCTGCGCAACTGGCGCATCGTCAAGGTCGCCACGACCAAGGCGCAGCGCAAGTTGTTCTTCAATCTGCGCAAGTCGAAAAAGCGTCTGGGCTGGATGAACGACAAGGAAGTACAAACCGTCGCCAAGGATTTGGGTGTGCCAGCAGCCGTAGTACGCGAGATGGAATCGCGCCTCGGCGGCAAGGATGTTGCTTTCGATGCGCCCGCCGATAACGAAGACGATTTGCGGCCATCGCCGATTGCTTATCTGGTCGATCACAACGCCGACCCGTCGGACACGTTGGAAATCGAGAATCAGGAAGAGAGTGATCACGATGCCTTGCATCAAGGTCTGGCCCGTCTCGACACGCGTTCGCGCGACATCATCCAGCGCCGCTGGTTGAACGATGATAAAGCGACGCTGCAGGAACTGGCCGACGAGTACGGCGTTTCAGCCGAGCGCGTGCGTCAGGTCGAAGCGAACGCGATGAAAAAAATGCGTTTGCTGTTCGCCGCGTAA
- a CDS encoding response regulator has protein sequence MSTATLNSSYLTAAAPRVMVVDGSKVVRTLIQQMLLAQMPGVVVITCGSGTEAQQQIAQGAVDLVTMSLRLPDMDGLVLAHHLRHEAGLAYIPIVVVSGDVQERLERREFSDDVTDYFDKSLGFQALTEFIRGYVQPKTKVSGDVLYVEDSRVVALAVRRMLEKHGLRVHHVTSAEAAVDWLETARSERQVPGVDIVLTDVNLLGAMTGGELLTLIRTRFDYAKGMLPVLVMTGDDNPQAHAILIRAGANDLVVKPIEEQRLLTKLLFQMRVSQHQRAKA, from the coding sequence ATGTCGACAGCTACGCTCAATTCCAGCTACCTCACTGCGGCTGCACCAAGAGTCATGGTCGTGGATGGCTCCAAGGTGGTGCGCACCTTGATCCAGCAGATGCTGCTGGCGCAGATGCCGGGCGTGGTCGTGATTACGTGCGGCAGCGGTACCGAGGCACAACAGCAGATCGCGCAAGGCGCGGTCGACCTCGTGACCATGTCGTTGCGTCTGCCGGATATGGATGGTCTGGTTCTCGCCCATCATCTGCGCCATGAAGCAGGGCTCGCCTATATTCCGATCGTGGTCGTTTCCGGCGATGTGCAGGAGCGTTTGGAGCGACGCGAGTTTTCCGACGACGTCACCGATTATTTCGACAAATCCCTCGGCTTTCAGGCACTGACAGAATTCATTCGCGGTTATGTGCAGCCGAAAACCAAGGTCTCCGGCGACGTGCTGTACGTCGAGGACAGCCGCGTGGTGGCGCTCGCGGTCAGACGCATGCTCGAGAAGCACGGCTTGCGCGTACACCACGTCACAAGCGCTGAGGCCGCGGTCGATTGGCTGGAAACCGCGCGCAGCGAGCGCCAAGTGCCGGGCGTCGATATCGTGTTGACGGATGTCAACCTGCTCGGCGCGATGACCGGTGGCGAGCTGCTTACGCTAATCCGCACGCGATTCGATTACGCCAAAGGCATGCTGCCGGTGCTGGTGATGACGGGCGATGACAATCCACAAGCGCACGCAATACTGATTCGCGCCGGCGCGAATGATCTGGTGGTGAAACCGATCGAGGAGCAGCGCCTGCTGACCAAGCTGCTGTTCCAGATGCGTGTATCGCAGCATCAACGCGCGAAAGCGTGA
- the ung gene encoding uracil-DNA glycosylase, with protein MTDSRLKLEASWKARVGNWFERPEMLALREFLLAEKNAGKIIYPPSSRIFSALDTTPFEQVKVVILGQDPYHGPGQAHGLCFSVLPGVATPPSLVNIFAEITRDLGIPRPPHGCLIPWAQQGVLLLNSVLTVERGNANSHQGKGWEGFTDHVIESLNREREGLVFMLWGSYAQAKGKLIDTRRHLVLKAPHPSPLSAYRGFIGCGHFSKANERLRDNGSVEIDWSLPAVDSIGLS; from the coding sequence ATGACCGATTCGCGGCTGAAGCTTGAAGCGTCCTGGAAAGCACGAGTCGGCAACTGGTTCGAGCGGCCGGAAATGCTTGCTTTGCGCGAGTTTCTTCTGGCCGAAAAAAATGCCGGGAAAATCATCTATCCACCGAGCTCTCGGATTTTTTCGGCACTGGATACAACGCCGTTCGAGCAGGTCAAAGTGGTCATTCTCGGACAAGATCCGTATCACGGTCCGGGCCAGGCGCACGGCCTGTGTTTCTCGGTGCTACCCGGCGTCGCGACACCGCCTTCGCTGGTGAATATCTTCGCCGAGATCACACGCGATCTCGGCATTCCGCGCCCACCGCACGGCTGCCTGATTCCGTGGGCGCAACAAGGCGTATTGCTGCTCAACTCGGTGCTTACGGTCGAGCGTGGTAATGCCAACTCGCATCAGGGCAAAGGCTGGGAAGGGTTTACCGATCACGTAATCGAGAGCCTGAATCGAGAACGCGAAGGACTAGTCTTCATGCTGTGGGGATCGTATGCGCAGGCCAAGGGAAAGTTGATCGATACGCGTCGTCATCTGGTTTTGAAAGCGCCGCATCCGTCGCCGCTGTCGGCATATCGAGGGTTTATCGGTTGCGGACATTTTTCCAAGGCGAATGAGCGTTTGCGTGACAATGGCAGCGTCGAAATCGACTGGTCCTTGCCCGCTGTGGATTCGATCGGATTGAGTTGA
- a CDS encoding APC family permease encodes MQSENTTFKRSLGLLDGTMLVAGSMIGSGIFIVSADIARTVGSAGNLLLVWLISGLMTIIGAVSYGELSAMFPQAGGQYVYLRESYNRLIAFLYGWSFFAVIQTGTIAAVGVAFAKFTAYLFPALGDQNILFAAGSFHISAAQLVSIVLIVMLTYLNSRGVKGGKIVQTTFTLAKLLSLAALVIFGLLLGAKAGVWDANWEHAWIGGTRDATGATVLASTTGVALLSALAVSMVGALFSSDAWNSVTFIAGEIENPKRNVGLSLFLGTAIVSALYVLTNLMYLAVLPMSAIASAESDRVAVAASHVIFGGTGTLVIAVMVMVSTFGCVNGLVLSGARVYYTMAQDGVFFRKAGNLNANRVPGYGLWIQCLWASALCLTGKYGDLLDYVVFVVLIFYILTIGGIFILRAKQPNVDRPYKAFGYPILPALYIVLAVAICVALLIWKPTFTWPGLIIVLLGIPIFYGMRAINSQA; translated from the coding sequence ATGCAAAGCGAAAACACGACATTCAAGCGCTCACTCGGCCTGCTCGACGGCACCATGCTGGTGGCGGGTTCGATGATCGGATCGGGCATTTTCATCGTCAGCGCGGATATCGCGCGCACTGTCGGCTCGGCCGGAAATCTGCTGCTGGTGTGGCTGATCAGCGGCCTCATGACGATCATCGGCGCGGTCAGTTACGGTGAACTTTCGGCGATGTTTCCGCAGGCCGGCGGACAATACGTCTATCTGCGCGAATCCTATAATCGGTTGATCGCGTTTCTCTACGGTTGGTCGTTTTTCGCGGTGATCCAGACCGGCACGATCGCCGCCGTCGGCGTCGCGTTCGCCAAATTCACCGCGTATCTCTTCCCGGCGCTTGGCGATCAGAACATCCTGTTCGCGGCCGGAAGTTTTCACATCAGCGCGGCGCAACTCGTGTCGATCGTGCTGATCGTGATGCTGACGTATTTGAACAGCCGCGGCGTCAAGGGCGGCAAGATCGTGCAGACCACATTCACTCTGGCAAAACTTCTGTCGCTCGCGGCGCTGGTGATTTTCGGTTTGCTGCTCGGCGCGAAGGCTGGCGTGTGGGATGCGAACTGGGAACATGCGTGGATCGGCGGCACGCGCGATGCTACAGGCGCAACCGTACTCGCTTCCACGACTGGCGTAGCGTTGTTATCGGCGCTGGCGGTGTCGATGGTCGGTGCGTTGTTCTCTTCCGATGCGTGGAACAGCGTCACCTTCATCGCCGGTGAAATCGAAAATCCGAAACGCAACGTGGGCTTGAGTTTGTTCCTCGGCACGGCCATCGTCAGCGCGTTGTACGTGCTGACCAACCTGATGTACCTCGCGGTGTTGCCGATGTCGGCGATTGCTTCGGCGGAATCGGATCGAGTCGCCGTGGCGGCGTCGCACGTGATCTTTGGCGGTACCGGCACGCTGGTGATCGCGGTGATGGTAATGGTATCCACGTTCGGTTGCGTCAACGGACTGGTGTTGAGCGGCGCGCGCGTGTATTACACGATGGCGCAGGACGGCGTGTTTTTCCGCAAGGCTGGCAACTTGAATGCCAATCGCGTGCCGGGCTACGGCCTGTGGATCCAGTGCCTGTGGGCATCGGCGTTGTGCCTCACCGGCAAATATGGCGACCTGCTCGATTACGTGGTTTTTGTCGTGCTGATTTTCTACATACTCACGATTGGCGGCATCTTTATCCTGCGTGCAAAACAGCCGAATGTGGATCGTCCGTACAAGGCGTTTGGTTATCCGATCCTGCCCGCGCTGTACATCGTGCTTGCTGTTGCGATCTGCGTGGCACTGCTGATTTGGAAACCGACTTTCACTTGGCCGGGGTTGATCATCGTGCTGCTCGGCATTCCGATTTTCTACGGTATGCGCGCGATAAATTCGCAGGCCTGA
- the ftsE gene encoding cell division ATP-binding protein FtsE — translation MIRFDQVTKRYDSGYEALHDLSFEIEAGEMVFVTGHSGAGKSTLLKLLALIERPTRGSVALAGQNLNQTRRRGIPRVRRGIGMVFQDHRLLMDRSVFENVAMPLLIAGLPREETAKRVRAALDKVGLLEREKATPITLSGGEQQRVGIARAIVAKPPLLIADEPTGNLDPKLSTEIMELFAEFQQVGATVLVATHDLHLIRRMGKRVLVLDHGRLIDDFRPPVVGA, via the coding sequence ATGATTCGCTTCGATCAAGTCACCAAACGCTACGACTCCGGCTACGAGGCGCTGCACGACCTGAGCTTCGAGATCGAAGCGGGCGAGATGGTGTTTGTCACCGGCCATTCCGGCGCGGGCAAAAGTACGTTGCTGAAACTGCTCGCATTGATCGAGCGGCCGACCCGCGGCAGCGTTGCGCTGGCCGGACAAAACCTCAATCAAACCCGCCGCCGCGGCATTCCGCGCGTGCGCCGCGGCATCGGCATGGTGTTCCAGGATCATCGCTTGCTGATGGATCGCAGCGTGTTCGAGAACGTTGCCATGCCGTTGCTGATCGCCGGTTTGCCGCGCGAGGAAACCGCCAAGCGCGTGCGTGCAGCGCTGGATAAAGTCGGCTTGCTCGAACGCGAAAAAGCCACACCGATTACCTTGTCCGGCGGCGAGCAACAACGTGTCGGCATTGCTCGCGCGATTGTCGCCAAACCGCCGCTATTGATTGCCGATGAGCCGACCGGAAACCTCGACCCGAAACTTTCCACCGAGATCATGGAATTGTTCGCCGAGTTTCAACAAGTCGGCGCGACCGTGCTGGTGGCGACGCACGATCTGCATTTGATCCGGCGTATGGGCAAGCGTGTGCTAGTGCTCGATCACGGTCGATTGATCGACGATTTTCGCCCGCCCGTGGTTGGCGCATGA
- a CDS encoding DUF3761 domain-containing protein, with product MKAFIVSMTFAAGLFAAVASYALAPPSTAPAGSTGLCKDGSYYSGASKRGACSRHGGVKDWYGAAEAPADATPAPAAAAPAPAAKPAATPAPVATPPAAAVAPAAAAAPAAATKPAKPASKNTLPATAAAGGGPGKVWVNTSSKVYHCSDDRYYGKTKKGEYMTEADAKASGARAEHGKECTGK from the coding sequence ATGAAAGCCTTTATTGTGTCGATGACATTCGCTGCTGGCTTATTCGCCGCGGTCGCTAGCTACGCTCTGGCTCCTCCGTCGACTGCGCCGGCGGGCTCGACCGGTTTGTGCAAGGACGGAAGCTATTATTCGGGTGCGTCGAAACGCGGCGCCTGCTCGCGCCACGGCGGTGTAAAAGATTGGTACGGCGCAGCCGAAGCACCTGCTGATGCGACACCTGCACCCGCCGCTGCTGCGCCGGCACCCGCCGCAAAACCTGCGGCGACTCCCGCGCCTGTCGCGACGCCACCAGCAGCAGCGGTTGCACCTGCCGCTGCCGCCGCGCCGGCCGCCGCCACAAAACCCGCAAAGCCTGCCAGCAAAAACACTTTGCCGGCAACAGCAGCGGCTGGCGGAGGACCGGGCAAAGTCTGGGTAAACACCAGCTCAAAGGTCTATCACTGTTCGGATGACAGGTATTACGGCAAGACCAAGAAGGGCGAATACATGACCGAAGCGGATGCCAAGGCTTCGGGTGCGCGCGCTGAGCACGGCAAGGAATGCACCGGCAAGTAA
- the ftsX gene encoding permease-like cell division protein FtsX gives MNTRKATAPRVKTVPAARGANRSATRSRLNIRAWREHHAYSFFSSLYRIAARPGWTALTVLVMGLALALPLLLFLLLQNVQGLSTGWQEAREITVFLKPEIDATAATQFAENLRARSDVAIVKIRTPEEGLAEFRSQSGFSDALKVLQANPLPTVLVVTARENSRDSGNATPALVGQLKSDSKVDLVQYDAAWRQRLGAILALGARVVQVLAGLLALGTLLVVGNTVRLDIQSRAAEIGTLQLLGASKGFVRRPFLYIGLWYGLLSGFVALLLVLTVQLALGDAVAHLISSYDNRFAFSALGWVPALLVLVVSAALGWFGAWLVASRHLTLGQPA, from the coding sequence ATGAATACGCGCAAGGCGACTGCGCCGCGCGTAAAAACGGTGCCGGCTGCGCGCGGCGCCAATCGCAGTGCGACACGGTCGCGACTCAACATCCGCGCGTGGCGTGAGCATCATGCCTACAGTTTTTTTTCCAGCCTCTACCGAATCGCTGCGCGTCCGGGCTGGACTGCACTCACGGTGCTGGTGATGGGCCTGGCATTGGCTTTGCCGTTGCTGCTTTTTCTGCTGCTGCAGAATGTGCAGGGACTCAGCACGGGCTGGCAGGAAGCGCGCGAAATCACAGTATTTCTGAAACCTGAAATCGATGCGACGGCGGCGACGCAATTTGCCGAAAATTTGCGCGCGCGCAGCGATGTCGCGATCGTCAAGATCCGCACGCCGGAAGAAGGCCTTGCCGAATTTCGCAGCCAGTCCGGATTTTCCGACGCACTGAAAGTGCTGCAAGCCAACCCGCTGCCGACGGTGCTGGTGGTGACCGCCCGCGAAAATTCGCGCGATAGCGGCAATGCCACGCCCGCGCTGGTCGGTCAGCTCAAATCAGATTCGAAGGTGGATTTGGTGCAATACGACGCAGCGTGGCGACAGCGTCTCGGTGCGATCCTCGCACTCGGTGCACGCGTGGTGCAAGTGTTGGCGGGATTGCTTGCGCTCGGTACCTTGCTAGTGGTCGGCAATACCGTGCGGCTCGACATTCAAAGTCGCGCCGCCGAAATCGGCACATTGCAATTATTGGGCGCCAGCAAGGGTTTTGTGCGCCGGCCATTTCTGTATATTGGACTCTGGTACGGATTGCTGAGCGGTTTTGTCGCGCTATTGTTGGTGCTGACGGTGCAACTGGCGTTGGGCGATGCAGTCGCACACCTGATCAGCAGCTACGATAATCGTTTTGCGTTTAGCGCACTCGGCTGGGTACCGGCGTTGCTGGTGCTGGTCGTGAGCGCCGCGCTTGGTTGGTTTGGCGCCTGGCTCGTGGCCAGTCGTCATCTCACGTTAGGTCAACCCGCTTAG